GTAACCAGAAGCAATTAACATAACAAAAGCAATCATCCCCATCATCTTTATACCGTCATTAACGACTTTATCGCCTTCATTAAATGGTACAACTTGTGCAAGGAACATAATGACAATCCCTGTTAACGCCCCTAATACTAATGAGTTAGACGTCAGTTGAACAGCAAGTGCTGCGATTATCGCAACAATGGTAAAAATATGGTATCGGTTAAACGTCAAATTACTCTCTTCAGACGCTGCAATCTCATCATTTGTCAGTTCATTGACTTGACGATCTTTACGGTATGTGAAGAAAATCGCAACGAATAAACCAAACACCATACCAAGCCCTGGGATTAACATCGCAAGCGGAACTTGTCCGACATGAATGGCCATTCCGTTTGCCGTCATCTCATCAGCGATAATCCCGTGGAAAATGAGCCCGTAACCAGCTGGAATCATGACATATGGCGCTTTCAGCCCAAATGTTAAAGAAGCTGCTACCCCTCTTCGATCTAATTTCATTTTGTCAAAAAGATGAAGAAGTGGCGGAATTAAAATCGGAATAAAAGCAATATGAACGGGTACGACATTTTGCGAAAGTGAAGCAACTGCCGCAATCGTTAGTAACATAAATGCTTTTTTCCCTTTCAGCACCCGAATTAAATGCCTTACTAAAAACCCTGTAATCCCCGAGTATCCAATCATCACCGCAAAAGCCCCTAATAATATGTAACTTAACGCCGTATTTGCCTGTTCACCCATACCTGAAACGAGTAAGTTCGTCGTATCAACTAATGACATGCCAGCCGTTAACCCTGCTGTTAAAGCCGCAAATAATATCGCTAATACAACATTGACACGTAATAAGCTTAGAACAATCATGACTACGACAGAAATAATAACCGCATTTAACATAACCTTCCCCCTTTATTTTTTAGAGTCTGCTTCATCGCTGGTTTACGGCAACGATGAAACAGACTCTCTTTCACCTTTTAATTAAATGATTTTCTTTTTGAGCTTTTTAACGAAAACGGTACCTCTTTTAACCAGCTATTAACCGCTTCAATATCTTTTGAGAACACACGATCTTCCTTAATAAATTCACAATGCTCTCTCGCATCTTTTAAAAACTGTTTTGTTGCTGTAGCCATATGGTCACGCCCACGTATATCACACGCTTGTGTCGCACACATCGTCTCGATCGCAAGAACTCTTCGCGTGTTCGAAATAACTTGATACGCATGTCTGGATCCAATCGTCCCCATGCTGACATGGTCCTCTTGATTAGCTGACGAAGGAATGGAGTCAACACTAGCTGGATGAGCAAGCGTCTTGTTTTCAGAAACGAGTGAAGCAGCCGCATATTGCATGATCATTGCCCCAGACTGAAGCCCTGGTTCTGGACTTAAAAACGGCGGTAAATCATTTAACTGTGGATTCACTAACCGTTCAATTCGTCGCTCTGAAATATTTGCTAGCTCTGCCATCGCAATTGCGAGAAAATCCATCGCGAATGCAATTGGCTGACCATGGAAATTACCACCTGAAATCACTTTTTCCCCGTTATCAAAAATGAGTGGATTATCTGTTGCCGCGTTCATTTCTATTTCTAATTTTTCTTTTACATACTTTAACGTTTGAATTGTCGCTCCATGCACTTGTGGAATACAACGTAAAGAATACGCATCTTGGACACGGATCTCTCCTTGCTTTGTCGTTAGCTCACTATCAGATAAGTAATTGCGCATTCGCTCAGCAACACCGACTTGCTCCTCATACCCTCGTGCTAAGTGGATCTCTTCATCAAATGCGTCCATAATGCCTTGCAAACCTTCCATTGTCATCGATGCAATTATTTCCGATTGATAAGTGAGTTTTTCTGCTTCAAGGTAAGCAACGATTCCCATTGCCGTCATCGCTTGCGTTCCGTTAATTAACGCTAACCCTTCCTTGGCTGAAAGAGTGATTGGAAAGATCCCTTCCTCCGATAACGCTCTTAACGCAGGAACTCTCTCTCCTTTGTAATGAACGTCACCTTCGCCTATTAATACTAATGCTAAATGCGATAATGGCGCCAAATCACCGCTTGCCCCTAACGACCCTTGCTGTGGAATGACAGGGTGAATTTTTGCATTAATGAGTTGAAGTAATCGCTCAACGACAATAGTACGAACACCAGAGAAACCTTTTAATAACGTGTTTGCTCTAAGTAGTACCATCGCACGTGAAACGACTTCTGGAAAGGGCTCCCCCACCCCACATGCATGTGAGCGAATTAAATTTAACTGCAATGACTCGACATCCTCTTTATCGATAAAAACATCACTAAACTTTCCAAACCCAGTTGTAATGCCATAAATGATTTTTTCATCATCAACGATCTTATCTACTGTACGTCGGCTTTCCTTTACTTTCTCAAGACTTTCTGCTGATGCAACGACCTCTTCCTTTTGAAAAAGAACACGCTCCACCTCTTCGAAATTTAATGTTTGACCCGTTAATGTAACCATGTTCCCATTCTCCCTTCTTCTACTTCACCCAAATAAAGTGAAAACAACAAAAGGGGACTATACCACGAAATCTCGATAAGATTTCATTGATATAGCCCCCTAAATCATCTCTAATAACTATGGGCGAAATTATATATGATTGATTCCTAAACCTATCGCTTCATGTTCGGAGCCTTTAACAGGTGCTCCAATCGTGCCGTACAAAGAAACGGCGATCCATTCTCCTTCAAGCTCATTTTCGTATGTTTGCCCTCGAAGTACCGCAAAGGTTAATCCAACGGTCCGTAAAACAGAACCAAGTTGTACTTGCCCACGCGTTACACCTTGTAGTGCTTCCATAATGGCGTGGTATAATGCATGCACTTCCCGATAAACGCCAGTCTGAATAATGCCATTCTTCTTTGCAGCCGTCTCAATTGCTGCGACGACTTTATGAGCATCCATCGAACCAACGTTTCCTGTGCAACCTTTCCAACCATTATTCTCTAAGACTGAAAACTGTTGCTCTGAGTCATCACTCAATAATAAAAGGATTGCTGCTCTTCCAATTCTGCGATCTTTACTTAATGTCATAACAACAACTCTTTCTATAATTTTCCTAATCTAACAACTATTATCTATTTTAAGTGTAAGCGCTTCACACTACCAAGTCAATTGGTTTACTGAATTATTTTAATTTTTTAATATTTGTCCACGTATGTTTAACGCAGTGTGTCATCCATAAAATTCCAGGTGTTTGGCACCTGGAATTTTATGGATTTTGATAGCTTTTCATTTTTTTACATTTCCGCGAAGAGGTAATGATAAAGTAGTTTTGTCGTGTTGTCGATTGAATCCATATGTGTACGCTCGAATGCATGAGACGAGTCAATGCCAGGACCGATGAGTCCATGCACGATATCGTTTCCAGAGCGAATTGCTGCTGATGCATCAGACCCATAATACGGATACATATCTATTTTATAGCCAATGTCATGTTGCTTAGCGAGTTCAACTAATTTTTTTCTGAGTTCGTAATTGTACGGCCCGCTTGCATCCTTTGCACAAATAGACACCGTGTATTCATCTGTCGCTTGGCCATCACCCATTGCCCCCATATCAACAGCTAGATATTCGACGGTTTCCGGAGTAATATTTGAGTTTCCACCGTAACCAATTTCCTCGTTATTTGAAATCAAGAAGTGCGTCGTATAAGGAAGCTCAAGCTTGTCTTCTTGCACCTGCTTCATTAGTTGAAGGAGAATGCCGACACTTGCTTTATCATCAAGATGACGCGATTTTATGTAACCATTCGGAAGTACTTTTACGCGAGGATCAAAAGAAACAAAGTCACCGACTTCAATCCCTCGTTCACGAACGTCGTCTGCACTATGGACTTTTTCATCAATTCTAACTTCCACATTTGCTTGATTGCGCTCCGCTTTACCAGCATCTTTATAAACGTGTACGGACGTTTGATGCATTAAAATGGTTCCACTATATTTTTCCCCAGCAGCTGTTTCGATTTCGCAGTACTCACCTTCAATCGAGTTGTATTTAAACCCACCGATGAGATCAAGCTTCAAGCGACCGCTCGGCTTAATTTCCTTCACCATCGCCCCAAGCGTATCAACGTGCGCAGTTAACATGCGATGTTGTGAATCGTCTTTACCTGGAAGCGTTGCAATCAATCCACCTTTACGATTACGCTTCGTTTCAATGTTTGATTTCGCTAAAAACTGTTCGACAAATGTAATCACTTCATTTGTATTTCCTGAAGGGCTCGGAATGGATACTAAATCTTTAATAACGTTAACGGTTTCTTGAGTGTTTGGGTAAGTCAATTTTTCTCCTCCTCATAGTTTCGAAATATTTTCACTTTTTTCATTATAACGTGTTAAAGTGGAAGAAAAAAGAAAAGGTTCCGGCACTTGCTCTTATAAAAATAATATTGGAACCGCAAATTGGAGGGGAAAACATGTCTACAAACACAAAAGTGAAAGTACAAGGAGAACGCTGGTTTCCATCCGAACAAACTTTTTCAGACGAAATAAAGGAATTATGGGGAGACTGGTATTGTGACTCAGAAGTCGGCAAATTGCGAGCTGTCCTCATGCACCGTCCCGGACAAGAGATTGAAGGCATTACGGAGGATAATTTCGAGAAGTACCGCTTTAGAGCGCCAATCAATCCAAGTCGTGCCAGACAACAGCAAGATGCTTTAGCTGACGTATACCGTGCTCACGGTGTCGACGTTTATTACGTGAACGATCAACGAACGGATCGACCAAACGCGATGTTTATGCGCGATTTAATGTTTATGACCCCAGAAGGTGCAATTGTTTGCCGTCCTGCGATTCCTTCAAGGCGCGGTGAGGAAAAAGCGGTCGCGAAAACATTAGCATCACTAGGCGTACCAATTATTAAAACGATAAATGGTGATGGTTATTTTGAAGGTGCAAGCGCGATGTGGGTAGACCGT
The Bacillus shivajii DNA segment above includes these coding regions:
- a CDS encoding M42 family metallopeptidase, whose translation is MTYPNTQETVNVIKDLVSIPSPSGNTNEVITFVEQFLAKSNIETKRNRKGGLIATLPGKDDSQHRMLTAHVDTLGAMVKEIKPSGRLKLDLIGGFKYNSIEGEYCEIETAAGEKYSGTILMHQTSVHVYKDAGKAERNQANVEVRIDEKVHSADDVRERGIEVGDFVSFDPRVKVLPNGYIKSRHLDDKASVGILLQLMKQVQEDKLELPYTTHFLISNNEEIGYGGNSNITPETVEYLAVDMGAMGDGQATDEYTVSICAKDASGPYNYELRKKLVELAKQHDIGYKIDMYPYYGSDASAAIRSGNDIVHGLIGPGIDSSHAFERTHMDSIDNTTKLLYHYLFAEM
- a CDS encoding dimethylarginine dimethylaminohydrolase family protein is translated as MSTNTKVKVQGERWFPSEQTFSDEIKELWGDWYCDSEVGKLRAVLMHRPGQEIEGITEDNFEKYRFRAPINPSRARQQQDALADVYRAHGVDVYYVNDQRTDRPNAMFMRDLMFMTPEGAIVCRPAIPSRRGEEKAVAKTLASLGVPIIKTINGDGYFEGASAMWVDRDTVIIGTGSRTNESGANQVEAELRNIGVKNIIRTQIPYGSIHLDGYMNMADKNKLVVFPWHVTYDCAKQLLDLGIELIELTNIDELKQGMGMNFVALEPGKVVSPTGCPETKSLLESHGIEVIEVELDEIMNGWGAVHCMTGFLKRDPINR
- a CDS encoding Na+/H+ antiporter family protein; amino-acid sequence: MLNAVIISVVVMIVLSLLRVNVVLAILFAALTAGLTAGMSLVDTTNLLVSGMGEQANTALSYILLGAFAVMIGYSGITGFLVRHLIRVLKGKKAFMLLTIAAVASLSQNVVPVHIAFIPILIPPLLHLFDKMKLDRRGVAASLTFGLKAPYVMIPAGYGLIFHGIIADEMTANGMAIHVGQVPLAMLIPGLGMVFGLFVAIFFTYRKDRQVNELTNDEIAASEESNLTFNRYHIFTIVAIIAALAVQLTSNSLVLGALTGIVIMFLAQVVPFNEGDKVVNDGIKMMGMIAFVMLIASGYAKVLTETGAVADLVESSAEALGGNMFLGALMMLLVGMLITMGIGTSFGTIPVLAALFVPLALALGFSPLATAALIGTAGAIGDAGSPASDSTLGPTAGLNADGKHNHIWDTCVPTFIHFNIPLFIFGLVAALLL
- the hutH gene encoding histidine ammonia-lyase, whose amino-acid sequence is MVTLTGQTLNFEEVERVLFQKEEVVASAESLEKVKESRRTVDKIVDDEKIIYGITTGFGKFSDVFIDKEDVESLQLNLIRSHACGVGEPFPEVVSRAMVLLRANTLLKGFSGVRTIVVERLLQLINAKIHPVIPQQGSLGASGDLAPLSHLALVLIGEGDVHYKGERVPALRALSEEGIFPITLSAKEGLALINGTQAMTAMGIVAYLEAEKLTYQSEIIASMTMEGLQGIMDAFDEEIHLARGYEEQVGVAERMRNYLSDSELTTKQGEIRVQDAYSLRCIPQVHGATIQTLKYVKEKLEIEMNAATDNPLIFDNGEKVISGGNFHGQPIAFAMDFLAIAMAELANISERRIERLVNPQLNDLPPFLSPEPGLQSGAMIMQYAAASLVSENKTLAHPASVDSIPSSANQEDHVSMGTIGSRHAYQVISNTRRVLAIETMCATQACDIRGRDHMATATKQFLKDAREHCEFIKEDRVFSKDIEAVNSWLKEVPFSLKSSKRKSFN
- the hutP gene encoding hut operon transcriptional regulator HutP, translated to MTLSKDRRIGRAAILLLLSDDSEQQFSVLENNGWKGCTGNVGSMDAHKVVAAIETAAKKNGIIQTGVYREVHALYHAIMEALQGVTRGQVQLGSVLRTVGLTFAVLRGQTYENELEGEWIAVSLYGTIGAPVKGSEHEAIGLGINHI